Within the Rosa rugosa chromosome 2, drRosRugo1.1, whole genome shotgun sequence genome, the region tcgatcgcatatatACATCTCTACCGTTTAGtatttaggtctatatgagtagatcacctctgtaaattttcagccaaattgataatcattaaggcattcaaaactgtgatttacaattataaacatgaacagttcaggttggacagattcggtttgtccattgatttaaactagttcgataccttaacgatcatcaatttgtttgaaaatttgcagatttgatctatacattaagacaaaaaaattgaacggtcgagatgccgaaatgtTATCGAAAAGTAGGTCCcacaagggatcccttagtggaagggccctcatCATCaatatctctctcttttttttcttttctttttttagacTCAAACTAACTAATGttcgaaaaacaaaaaaactcacACCAGCTAACATTATTGTTAATACCTTGATTTCAGGAATGATTATAAGACTATGGACTTGAAGTTCATGGAGAGTGTGTGGTGGGTTTTTGCTCAATTATATGAAAAGGGTCTTGTTTACAAAGACTTCAAGGTCATGCTTTACAGCACAGGTTGCAAGACACCGCTCTCCAATTTTGAGGCCAGTCAAAATCACAAGGATGTGTCTGATCCTGAAATAATGGTAGCTTTCCCAATTGTCGGTGATCCGGATAAGGCAGCGTTGGTGGCTTGGACAACTACTCCATGGACCCTTCCTAGCAATTTAGCCCTGTGTGTCAATCCAAATTTAACCTATGCGAAGGTTTGCAACAGGTGTTCTGGAAGAGTTTATGTCGTTGCTGAATCCCTGGTTTCATCTCTACCTAGTGAGAGACCTAGAGGAGCTGCTTATGACGGTTCAAATATTTATGAAGTGTTGGAGAGATTCTCAGGGACTACACTAGTGGGAAAGAAGTATGAACCACTTTTTGATTACTTCATGGAGTTCTCAGATGTGGCATTTCGAGTTTTGTCCGACGATTATGTTAAAGGTGACAGTGGTACTGGAGTTGTTCACTGTGCTCCTGCATTTGGTGAGgattgtttgagcccaaaagtaattttggcaatgtCCTTTAGTGGacctagcacagcgggccgatacctgcggcccaaaaataagcctactagggtttgagttacagcttcgcccattccgggaTCCGTGAGGagaacgaaaccttattggaatcaagtagcagagattgattaggaaacttcaatcaataatccttctacaacaaggagcagtcgaaaccctaggtatatatactaGGTTTCGAGGACAGAAgaagacctctctcatatcaatcaatcctagcgattacaaagcctccccggagcaaaccttcaacctcgttgaaacccggtgaccctgcgccagtcctagtctctccaagagccgactgtcagcatcaccagaccaacccggcgaccgtacttccagtcccagtctccccaggagccgactgcgagtgcaaccgccaccgttactaccagcgaagcaagggtaacgccctcgcaacccagcgaagctaaagtcacgctttagcgcaaccccgtgcttctcccaacttcccagtgattgctctgcttagtctacaacgctaagtatcgattcggtgaacgcaagagaccacaaccaaagtccttatccgtaaggcaaaagtccttttccgaaaggctagagaagaaccctgtgacgaggttggtgctctcctcgtccacagcgcttgaagaagaagtcaggtcaagggactaccccaacgactgcaccccgcggtgctggcacgcctgcacaatcacacgctcaaaagagacagtttgcaagccaactggttttggagccaaacattttggcacgcccagtgggaccagaCTAGTGTttcttcgtgaacgttagccattgggaaatcaagcgaaaacccttaccgaaaggtttacgctaactgctcaaaacacaagacctccagttacaaaccgcaccctcgcgcggattgtcgtggtctgtctgAAGAACAAATAattcaaagattctctcttcatccccaattctccgatatgtcgactgaacagggagagagtcactcgaccgctactgagggtcagaCTGGCACTATTAACCAGGCCAACGAGCCGGTTGACACTGTCGCCGCCTCCAACACAGCGACAAGTAGAGAAAGAGAGGCTTTTGTTGCAAAGCCTGTGCCAGAAGGAGCTACCCCCGAGGTCGCGTTCGCGATCATCCGGGAGAATATTGAAAATCATAGCAGGTGGCTAGCTGCTGATTTGGCAAGGGAAAACGCGAGAGCAGATCGGATCATACGCGAGGCGGACCAGCGCATACGCGAAATAGACCAGCGTCTTTCCCGACAGGCAGAGGAGACTAAACAGCAAATCACACAGACTGAGAATACTTTGATGGCTCATGCTTCAGTTATCGCAGAGGAGCAAAACCAGCGCTACAAGGGGATCATGGATGCTATTGCGAATCAAACCAAGCAAACAGCgtcagatatggcaggtcttcgcaagGATGGAGCAAAtctcgcaaccgaggtggccatgcaaagagccgagttgaaccaagctaaaGAGGTGTTGAACAagacgttaggagatcctaacgctatccttggttcccttggccaaccatctggttcaAGTAAATATGTGCCGCCAAACCAGCGGGAAAAGGTTAGCAGCAGTACCGCTATACCTGCCGCGACCGCTGCTACCACTCAGTTGAGAGGTAAGGAACAGGCCCTGGTTATTGGCGGCAGCAAGGAAAGAACCACACTGTCAGGTGGACAGACCGCCGGACAGAAACAGCAGGCATCGAAAGGCACTGGAACTCTGTCCGATCCCGCTGTGTTCATTCAGTACGATAGTGATGGAGCAGAAAATGTATATCAAGAGTTGCCAGGAAGCTACTACGGGATTGACCAAGCTGGCAACCCGGTTAAGATAACAGCTCTGTCAAAGGAGATGCCCATGCCGACCGTGACTCTACAGCAGCCGGTTACAACTCGCGTTGTACAGGTGGGAGAGAGAGCAACAACAAATACCATCCAAGCTATACCATTGCAGGCTGCTGCCCGCCAGAATGTGGcgacacctcctcctcctggtccTGAGTACGTGAGACGTGATGAGGTGGAAGAAATGATCCGTTTGGCCAATCCcagggcccagatggatggggtctatgagggacctttcccgccgtatataatgctcgcgcctttcccgAGGGGCTATaagaatatcatattttctactttttcaggggaagacactGAGAATGCGATAACTCACTTGGCCAGGTTCAAGGTGCAAtgtggccagtaccagaatgatgacatcctcaagtgcaggatctttggcacctcTCTCTCTGGAGCTGCATTTaggtggttttccaaactccgaccaggaacagtggcGGATTGGCCTGCGatggaaaagctctttcgagaaacttttggggccattgagcctgaggtggatttggcttctctcacaCAGATGGCCCAGCAGCCTACTGAGTCCGCCGTCGCATACCTTCAACgtttccagattcagaaggccaaactgaacgtggtcctgcctgagaaagaattgatcaagttggcgatcaagggaTTGGAACCTCGtcagcgaaagaagcaacacggcagcatgatccagtcaatgggagagcttatcacagaagtaggcagctttgaacatcttctCAGGGAAACTGATGCGaggaagaatgcgtccaaagggacataCGTGCCAGGCAAGCATCGCACAGTTGCGGCCATGCATTACCAGCCAGCTACCTATGACCCTTATTACCATCATAATGAAGAAGAGTTGTTGccggaagaagatgaagaagaggattcTGACATTGCTGCTTATGAATTGACCGGGAGGAAGAATCCAGCcttgaaacaattgaaaatctccaaggaacctgtcaagctcaaatcagtggccttcaccaaacctgagttcgcgacgtatacatatgatgccaacaaggcacacgagatcctagatgagatgatcgccgcgaagatggtgaagaccgactttggacctttccctcgaccagatcagctgaaaggaaagaagtattgtaaattccataacttgtggaaccataatacagctgactgtgtgaagctcaaggaccagattcaggtatggctcaataacggtagtcttcaagtggaagctccagtaactgcggcagcgcttgttgacctaaacccttttcctgatactgggatcaacatggtcgacgTGAACTGGACCAAacagaaccagaggaaaccaaccctggatttgaacgCAAAGGGGCGAGAAGGAGAGCCTAACGAGGCCCCTGCCCAGAAGAAAGCTAAACCGTTTGGTCAAGCCTCACCTGTAGTGTTgtgctcgcgatgcaaagaagagtgtggtatccaagtgtcgcacgaagagaccgagcagacatttcgttttggctcacTCCCGCCCGtcaagtgggcctcgccatcgcgaaactatcagCCTTCCAGTCCGAGAGAAAGGAAGGAGATGGGGTCACCGACATCACCAAAAGACTCCAATCTATTCAAGAAACTGAGGGCAGCTACGGATGATCGAGAGACAGATCAGAAGGCTGCAAACAAGCACAAAGATATTCTGACCAAACCCTAcataccacctgcttcaaccaCTACCATCAAGGAGGggaagtggtacaccagggaaaaggggaaggcagtggagataagtccttccagaaagaggaaactgcagcgtaggtttggagaagccaagcgcgcgctagaggctttagaccagggcCTAATCAAACCCTCACAATTGGTCAAATCGCCTGAGCAGTATCAAAAGGAAATGGAAGCACttgctgccaagccattagtggcccctCGCAGTTTACGAAAACGAGTAGGCCCAGCAACAGGGGCATctgagcccagtgttttttgcagaattACTAAAGCGAGAACACCTCCACTAGCCAGAAAGGAGCGCTCGCCGTGCAGGCGACCGCATGTCAGGCGTCGTTTGTCGCGCGAGGAGCCGGAGGCTAAACCCTCagttttcgagagactggggggcaaggataggACTACTGATGCTTTACAGTGGAAACCTAAGAAAGTCCAGAGTGCAGTGGTTGCTCCCTTAGAGGCGGACGTTGCTAAGAAACCCAAGTCAGTTTCCTCTGAGCAAGCTCCCGTGGTTCAAGAGCCTGAGCAGTGTGAGGTAAAAGGCCTCATTGCAGAATCCTTAGTAGACAGgttggctaaacagttcaacacggatatccctgtcaacgaacccaagctcaacctggaggacgacatagCTGAATTAGACACGTCCTgtaatatggtttatgtgctcccagcgcggtatgcaataccggtcgctgctcaggaatgcgtagacGCGGAGGAATGTAATACACAGCCCCTGCAGGTCACGTCCGCGGTCACAACACCGGTAGAAGACACTGTCTttctggaaacagaggacgccaacagtaaagaattcttcatgagcttcactaggccaacgcCTGCTATGGTTCAACATAtgcgacctttatacatcacggcaGACGTTGGCGGTActaaagttagcaagatcatggttgatactggagctgctgttaatgtcattactactagGACCATGCACCTgcttggaatcaagaaggagaagatccagtccacgtctctcactctcaagaacttcgcggggactataacaaagaccttgggattacttttcttgcgtatcaaggtaggtccagcagagggagtttatgctttctttgtgacagattgctatgcggcctacagcgctatcctgggaagggactggattcaccggagctactgtgttccgtcatCCCTTCACcaggaacttattatgtggaacagggaaacAGATAAAGcggaggtgatcaaagcggatcctcgtccattcccagtatctgcaaactatgtagatgccaggtactatttggagcctatcgctcccttgcaagtcagtggcatcgataacaaaggccgccctacaggggtgacggcttctgaactggcacagtgggggcttacgctcgcaaaagaaggcttggaaaggcccggccacgctgtgcctaaacccttgaacgattaatggattacgaccttccagaagaagggatagaggccctccactcgttgTATGAACGACTATCATCATATTTAGTGGAaagagaggcctatgatcgaatcGCGACCTTAGAAACTGTCAATGAAGAaatctctgatcaggaacacgAAGACGAGATCGAAATTCAGCTAGCTCCGGCAGCGCTGGATGATACACCTCCTAAGGTCAAAGACCCTACGGAGAGGGTTAATCTTGGACCAGgagatgagcctatggaagtggctatcagcgcttacttgGAGCCTAGCGAAAAGCAGAGGCTTATTGAGCTATTATTGGAGTTCAAAGATTGCTTtgcagagaaatatgaagatatgcctGGCCTGTCAcaggacttggtttgccatcagcttCCAACACTcactgacaagaggcctgtgaagcaagagccgcgaagaatgaattcagaaactcaagtcCTCGTCAAGGAGGAAGTCgagaaaatgcataaatcaggcattatcagggtggccaaat harbors:
- the LOC133730491 gene encoding isoleucine--tRNA ligase, cytoplasmic-like, giving the protein MEEVCESKDFSFPKHEEQILEFWSEINAFETQLARTKDMPEYVFYDGPAFATGLPHYGHLLAGTIKDIVTRYQSMTGHHVTRRFGWDCHGLPVETEIEKKLNIKTRQDVLNLGIDAYNEECRSFVTRYVEEWEKVVTRSGRWIDFRNDYKTMDLKFMESVWWVFAQLYEKGLVYKDFKVMLYSTGCKTPLSNFEASQNHKDVSDPEIMVAFPIVGDPDKAALVAWTTTPWTLPSNLALCVNPNLTYAKVCNRCSGRVYVVAESLVSSLPSERPRGAAYDGSNIYEVLERFSGTTLVGKKYEPLFDYFMEFSDVAFRVLSDDYVKGDSGTGVVHCAPAFGEDCLSPKANEPVDTVAASNTATSREREAFVAKPVPEGATPEVAFAIIRENIENHSRWLAADLARENARADRIIREADQRIREIDQRLSRQAEETKQQITQTENTLMAHASVIAEEQNQRYKGIMDAIANQTKQTASDMAGLRKDGANLATEVAMQRAELNQAKEVLNKTKERTTLSGGQTAGQKQQASKGTGTLSDPAVFIQYDSDGAENVYQELPGSYYGIDQAGNPVKITALSKEMPMPTVTLQQPVTTRVVQVGERATTNTIQAIPLQAAARQNVATPPPPGPEYVRRDEVEEMIRLANPRAQMDGGKTLRMR